The DNA segment TGTATGGTTTGTGGAACATGTTCACTCCGTGGTTCTTAAACACCCTCACCAGAACTTCCGAAGTTCCACGAATATAGGGCATACCCACGTTTACTCTTCTTTCCTTTGTCGCACTATTTTGAGTCTTGTCCTGTTGAGATTTTTTGTTGGGAAGCTGAAAAATCCACTCAGGGTATCCATTCGCACGTAACGCTGTTTTTACGTGTTCAATTTCCTTCTTCTTGTCTGATTCGTTAGTCACAAGTGTGTTGGCCCTGTGTAACAAGGTTCTTACCACTGACCTTTTGTGTTCCAAGTGGTGGTTTGAATTGAAATTAAGATATTGGTCAGTATGTGTGGGCTTTCTGTAAACTGTTACTCTTGTTGAGCCATCGTCCTCTACATGAATACAAGTATCTAAAAATGGTATCTTCCCATCCTCTTCTTGTTCTGAAGTGAACTTTATGTGCGGGTCTATGGAGTTCAGATGTTCCGTGAACTGGTCAATGTCATACTCATGTATCTTTGTCATGGTATCATCAACATATCTTATCCACAGtgatggaggggggggggggggggtcttggCTCGGTCTAGTGCCTGGCGTTCAAAGAACTCCATGTACAGATTAGCAACTAAAGGGGAGACTGGAGACCCCATGGCCGCTCCCTGTTTCTGTTGGTAGTATTTGCCTTGGTATACAAAGTACGTACTTGTAAGACAAAGTTCTAAAAGTTCACTGACCTGATCAACATTGAGTTCGCATCTGTCATTCAAGTTCTTATCTTTCTCTAGTCTCATTCTAATGATTTCAAGTGCCTTTTCTACAGGTATACTGGTAAAAAGTGCAGAAACGTCATATGATACTAATTTCTGTCCCGGTGGTACCTCTAGTCCCTGAATTTTCTGCACAAAATTAACACTATTGATAATGTGGTGCTGTGTTTTACCTGCCAATGGACCGATTACTGACGCTAGGTACTTAGCAGTGTCATACATTACACTTCCATTGCTTGAGACAATCGGTCGCAGTGGGGCAtcctttttgtgtatttttgggAGACCATAGAGTTTGGGAACATTTTCAGATGTTGGATAGAGTCTGTTGTACAGTTTGTCAGATATGGAGGAATCTTTTTTCCAATTTTTCCGATCACGTGACCTTCCTACGTCACGTGACCTACCATAACCGGTCAGTCAGTGCTGAAGAAGGCAGTGAGACACTACCGAAAATTACACTAGGTAAATGTTTGCTCTGAGTACTggaatttcttcatcaaaatgttaaatccaGAGCATAGGAACAATATAATCAGTTGCAGTTAATTATGATTTTTGGaccagtgtaaatttagtgatttaaAAAACTATaaagtctggaactggaagtgaaattttcagcgctttggacatgtagttgtctgagtcaaatatttcatgatagatctatggaaataaagcatgttctggtttattcaagaggatgatttttttatttttacgcaggtaagagtttatttcattgttatttttttacaagaatatcagaaagtcaaaagcattgtcggagttgaattcaatatgactgccgtattgtttcgttcagaagtttcaggggcggatggattttcaaatccgtaaaatataaatttaattttttgcttcagaagacattttttacgaaataagagatgaagacatatgtttttctaggcagttatgagtttcatgataaatagaatgacaggctactgtcttttgatatcaaatgttatcaggtctcggctgatatgggcggaaggggttcggttccctcaccccttccagcccatatcagcctcgacctgataacactgatatcaaaagacagtagcctgttattctctatatatagtacaataaaCTAAATCAAACTTTTTTCCTTGTTTATTCTACTgcagaaaaagataaaatataaccGGAGGACAAACACCAACACCGATAATTAAGATTATCAAACATGAAGAAAGATTTAATGCTTGTATTgatagaaaaaatcaaaaaaaaaaaaatcaaactgcaCATCAAGAATAAATAGAGGCTTGAAAAAGTACTGTCAAATATTTTTACCTTTTCATCAAAATTAAGCCACAGAAATCTTTGATTGTTTCCTttttaacataaatgtatttcttGCCGGAATTATCAGTTATCAACGAATCAGAGATGTTTAATTATGTTGATAATTTTGAAGTATTCTTCCGTTCTGTGCATTTTTAAATTTAACGTAATGTAAAAGTTGGTTTCTTtacttttattaaaagaaaattttaagtaagtctactaaaaaaattcaaaaaatgatttttcttgtTAGGGAAGCACTCTGTTCCTCCACACCCTACCGTTGAATAAGCTATAAGCTTATGAATCTTTGCATTAATGCATTGcattaaagtaaaaatgttttactaCAAAATGCAAttgaagaaaaatttttttttaaatatatggttGGGTAGTTATAATAGTATAAACAATAGCTATTGTATTAACAGATAACAATCAttcaaaatagcaaaataaatagCTATTTTgcatgtacgagcgttttttttgttttttcaggatatccgccattttgaaaaatgcttcttcgaatatttctttctaacaaaaattttgcaaaaaataatgcgaaataattaaaatatggctaagaaTGTACCATTTTAGCACATATTTGCCCAATAAAGTACTGATCACGATGTTTTGTTTTTACCCTGCTTAtaacttttaacatttaaacaCAATGTACACggtgaataaaatctgaaaagtagccacgccccctagcaccggtttaagcagtattcaatcttcaaatctaaatgagttgaagtCAATgaccccgaaggaccagaaaatataaaaactctGAATAACACTGAAGTTTAGTTTGTGCAGACAGGACATAAAACAACAGAACATCATATCTAAATAGTATGGTTTATGCTTGAAGTACCGGCTTCCAATTTAAATCTACCACATTTACTCACATCTGGTTTGCACCCAGTGTATAATACACGGAAGACACGCGAAACCGTATTATGAGTTACATatctactgtttgatccacctttttACTGTACACATTATTACTGTATTCAGTAATatatcacgctatctggatgatatgcTTAATGgtctgggaatgaggtaagtgtatacctgggaataaggtaacgtctgtgcatTCTGaatggtcagtcatgtaaacaaatccGAGAAGTgatcttttttttcaacattgagATTTTTCACTGCTTTtatagtattttattatacatttttacaaaatttgctacattttatgtgttttgaattttttttaaagttttaccaaatgaaTTTCACCCGCCATGcaaacgatgtaaacagggggtcatctcattcacacgaaaattactaaATAAAGTATCAGTATTCAATTGTTTTTCGTCCGTTCTTTTGGTaaaactaagatagttcttgaaaaatatgtaatttgatatacatgtttcgatgaaTGGAATACCGTACACGCCATAAtattataatgtaagtctatggggaaacaattggtggtctctaccctatGTTAGAGTTAGAACATGACTTTTGTCGAAAGCATGTAATGTTAGTGGCAACAAATAtgctgtaaatgatgtagaaagatgTTTTCGTGCAAAAGTAAGCGTGAGGTTTGATTTGGTTACTTTTTTTTGACaagtgtgcccatttttatctgagcctTTGGACCAAAAAGGATCAttcttttatctctgtaatgtcagagaatgatcaaaatcaATAGACTTTATTTCTATCTTTTACGGAATGACAATTATTTCAGCCTCCatgtcaaatcaaatgcagataatttaaactttcacgaaaaattgcaatcagaTGACGACAGGGTCTGAATTTGGGCATATAAATCGTCAGGGGGTGACCTCCGTTATCTGTCCATATCTttattaaaactgaacatttcttgatgaaacttggaaaaacattttgaattggATTATGTTTGACAATAACActttaaaattggaaaatatgaCACGAAACATTCatttataggtcagagaccaccaattaaaaaggtacagggaacttactgggaatgtgGTTAGTGTATActtgggaataaggtaacgtctgtgcgttctgactggccagtcatgtaaacaaacccaagaagtaaTTATTTTCTTCAACATTGAGATTTTTCACtgctttaacagtattttattatacattttgacaaaatttgctacatcttatatgtattgaaaaaaagttttatcaaacgaatttctcccgccatgcaaACGATGTAATCaggggggtcatctcattcaaaCAAAAACTACTTAAATagagtatcactattcatatgtttttcgtccaatagtttggtagaactaagatagttctcgaaaaaacatgtaattagatattCAAGTCGAATGTTtccctgcggccagaagttatacaaaCCGGAAATTGTTATAGATGTATatgtgaccactcagcctaaagTAACTTATTGCTGAATAGTgtgcttgtttttttatcataccattacgctttaatgtaagaaatgtttctccattctacatgttttacaagtagatctatgaaatatgtatttcttaattctgaaagttattgtttttagCAAAAGTAACTGTATTTCCCTTtaatgtataacataacttttagctcaactggtcactttccttgactattgaaatactttactagagctgtcacaaatgtgattcatgccttcacctggacttcgttgagatatagagcaaaacaacacaaaaccttaaaataaaagaatattaaagagcaattaaaacaaattccCTTATGCACCACTAGATATCAATATTGATTATTGCTGAAAGTtttaataaattacatgtatatgaaatataatgaatgaggaattcaggtcacaagcagttctcaatatatcatatagagtgccagctatatttCAATAACGCATTCCATAAATGCGGTAAGCCAATCGCATTTCGGTctactttaaaaatttatataattttctgttaagtatttaaaagatataaattaaGTTGGAAGATATATACATACACGCAGCTCTAAGTATTTTTCAAACATGATAAATTACAAAAGAGTTTTTTTCTATATCAAATTTCCAGAAACACAGACAAGagaattgaaataaaattgttgttgaaaacaacaaacaactgaattgaaatatataaattatgttaaaacaatataaacatttatcatgcaactactatgcaaagtgcctgatatcacttgcctgatattttattttgttatcaggtcattaacctgatatcaaaattaagcccctcccatattgacggactagtttttacataattccagattgaattttattaggagtccagtttcgatgttgcacaactttttttctaaatagattctgtaattTCAACAAATTTCCTCGAATATGGTTGTCTGtaattttatcacacagacaatagcactgaatgacgtcattgtgatacgttcatcatgacatcacaatgtttacatgaatCGATttttggaaaggtttacaatacacttgacaatgtatgatatacttattcttgatttatgccttatTTAAGACATGCGCATTTTATCAAGTATTAGCTAAagtatttgtgttaattattattcttggatcagttaattataattcttggatcagtgtaaatttagtgattttaaaaactttaaagtatctcAGAGACTCTGACCTGAGTCTGGaaatggaagtgaaattttcagcgctttagACATTtagttgtctgagtcaaatgtttcaTAACATGGAAATAgagcatgttctggtttattcaaaaggattatttttgattttttatgcaGGTAAGaagttatttcattgtttttttttaaagaatatcagaaagtcaataaactttgtcggagttgaattcaatatggctgccatattgtttcgttcagatgtttcaggggcggatggattttcaaatccgtaaaatataaatttaattttttgcttcagtAGACATTTTTTACTAAATAAGAGATGAAGCCATATGTTGCTCTAAGCAGTTTGtgtgagtttcatgataaatagaataacaggctactgccttttgatatcaatgttatcagatctcggctgatatgggcggaaggggttcggttccctcaccccttccagcccatatcaacctcgacctgataacattgatatcaaaagacagtagcctgttattctctatatgtCGTATACAAACATTTGACTCTAGATAGATTTAAATCCATATCTTAAACATGCTGAAAAATTATAAGAGTTTTATTTCTGCAAGCACcaaaaagatataaattatgtgaaaatataccaacaaaaagatataaattattttaaaaatatacaaacacgtgaatttaatacatttgaaaCTAATTATTCATTACATGCTAAAAGTGATAAAAGCagtttaatatcaaatttatcttAAACGTAAATAACATACTTAAAGTGAAAAAAATGCGGTGAAAACATATCAAAAACATGTggattttaataactttttatgcATGTAGGTGCCGGTGCATATTGAACGCGTGGGTCAATCTTCTCAGGGAAGATCGCCTATCCGACTTATTTTCTTGTCGGTGCGTATTGAACGAGAGGGTCAATCAGATATAGATTTAATAGAATATATGGAGGAATGTTAATGAAAAACTCAAGTCAAAATTCTGTGACGATTTCGTGAGATTTCCTAAACATTACGATCGTGATCAGATTCACCCTGGATTTCGTGATGGAGGACTGATAGTGCTTGGTTGTCTGATAAGACAGAGTTTTAGAAGAACTTACGTCAATTGAAATCCCAATTTGTGTGAATAAAATGATTGAATAATATATATGCCTGATACTTTGTACCGTTGATTGAAATATAAAGAATCAGTGCTGATAATTACTGTTagtgttttaaagtaaaaatatgttataCAAAGGACAATGATGAGACAGTATATTGTTACAgtactagaaaaataaaaatgatactttcaaagtaaaaacaaggaagaatatccaacagggaaagccacgttaaaaaacgcagcctcccctaTACTTACTTCACatctttattttagtttgtaaCAGGTGGttcccagatagcagacatgcgttggcccaacgttgggccaacggcagactcttcgttggcccaacgaagatttccgacgttggcccaacgccattttgctaattggcgcaacgttggcccaacggttggtacaccgtttgcccaacgactggtatcctacactcttcgttggccctccattgggccaacaactgatatccaacactcatcgttggccctccattgggccaacagcattttttcgtctatcaaggttggtccaacgttgggccaactctgtttctttgttggccaaagatggatgccaacgctattccaacgattacgaaattgaaaaaagactaaaactagcattgtttaatacatgttttattttcaaatagttgtcattttgttaacatttaacaaaaagaaatctaacatttatttaaagtttgtttgcaattttcctaaagaaatatataacagaatatttcatcactacaacatgtaaaatattgattccagtcttttataaatctaaatatttttctttttgcagtcactgattaaatccaactaaagtgaattactgtctgtatattaattcattatatatccaagttctgtttgtttgttttcttttctcactgaagttgcagctttttatatttttattttttcctgtgcaccacagtgctaggcactccattattactcccttgaacagcaccctgtaaaaaaacaaaaatcatactattgattaaaccatctacgtcaaattgataacaataactaaagaaatgcacataaacctctggacataaacttgcgtaaaatgtatgaaattaatttttgtctgtatttaaccgagaaaaatatgttagaagtaacaagaaaatgagttattttatttacagaatttaatacaagtgccatccgccagctttatatataagtatttaacatatgttcaagtcatatggatataacatgcatacaggatataaaaagaaattctgtataagattccacaactttatcaaaaaatatttaaaaaaaaaaagcttctacttacagtttatagctggaagaccgggtttttgttaaatctagacctGTCACATGTATAattagtttcctttacttcacatgtctataaagctagaaatctggcctagagagtaaaattaaccacattttctggaatttcttacataactcgggttaacaagagttcatgttctggaatattcaacagatttattgtaaacattttatgattgtataaaattaggtatttgttatagagttagtaagggttttattcaatacttttttcacaattttttcaaggtagtagatttgaaatagttcaaaatatcattacggctgcagataagtttctagtttaattagcccaaatttaactgattacaaattggtgcagaaaagtgtaTAATAAGAAAGATAGGATCACGTGACTGAACACATTGAGAACATGGTTTTTATCGGCtcgtaaaaatttcaaaaataagtattttaaagaaGATTTATTCGATAACAAATAGGACTATGTGTTGGTAAACTATCTTTTCTAATGCCGGATAACAAAAATGTtggaaagaaagaagaaacattggataaaaaagcaaaaaaaaaacgagaagCGTCGTCACCTTTGTTACAGGACAATGGCTTAGTGTGCACGGACTTTTCGCATGGCGGATTACACACTCAAACACATAAGGATAATAGTAGGACAAAGAAAAGTCGACATAATAGTGGAGTGAATAGTGATACTCTATATACACAAACTGTAAGTAATCCTTTTTTGACTGGCGTACAGTTACAATGGCATATCAACAGCCTCCATTTGGAATGTTACAGCAACCTTACATACCTAGCTCACCTCCACCTAATCTAACGACGGTAGGACTGCCGCCGACGCCGGCACCACCGCCATGGGTCTCTGAGTTGATAGAAGATGTTAAATCCATTAAAGAAAAGCTGCACTCAGtagagaaaattgaaaaaaaatgttaattccaTTAGTTTAAAAATGTCTGAcatggaaacaaaaatgaaaagtatcCAGTCTAGGATTTCTGAAACG comes from the Mercenaria mercenaria strain notata chromosome 9, MADL_Memer_1, whole genome shotgun sequence genome and includes:
- the LOC128559257 gene encoding uncharacterized protein LOC128559257, with product MYDTAKYLASVIGPLAGKTQHHIINSVNFVQKIQGLEVPPGQKLVSYDVSALFTSIPVEKALEIIRMRLEKDKNLNDRCELNVDQVSELLELCLTSTYFVYQGKYYQQKQGAAMGSPVSPLVANLYMEFFERQALDRAKTPPPPPPSLWIRYVDDTMTKIHEYDIDQFTEHLNSIDPHIKFTSEQEEDGKIPFLDTCIHVEDDGSTRVTVYRKPTHTDQYLNFNSNHHLEHKRSVVRTLLHRANTLVTNESDKKKEIEHVKTALRANGYPEWIFQLPNKKSQQDKTQNSATKERRVNVGMPYIRGTSEVLVRVFKNHGVNMFHKPYNSIRSQVTRVKDQTDKLKKMWNYIPCEM